A region from the Streptomyces sp. 3214.6 genome encodes:
- a CDS encoding RNA polymerase sigma factor SigF, with protein sequence MDAVTAQATTATAQQAGTEDPRGGVPLIDIPTEVSPKDARELSRRFFDRLAVVEEGTHEYQYVRNTLIEMNLSLVRYAASRFRGRGDSMEDIVQVGTIGLIKAIDRFELSREVEFTSFAVPYIVGEIKRFFRDTSWAVHVPRRLQEARVELARATEELQSRLGRAPTTRELSQLMSLSEEEVIEARKASNCYTSASLDAALTSDGGADGESVLADFIGAEEPALELVEDFHSLAPLIAELDERERQIIHLRFVEERTQAEIGQELGISQMHVSRLLSRMVRRLRAGLLGADLV encoded by the coding sequence ATGGATGCCGTGACGGCACAGGCAACGACGGCCACGGCACAGCAGGCGGGCACCGAGGACCCGCGCGGAGGGGTTCCGCTCATCGACATACCCACCGAGGTGAGCCCGAAGGACGCGCGGGAGCTGTCGCGCCGCTTCTTCGACCGGCTGGCCGTCGTGGAGGAGGGCACACACGAGTACCAGTACGTGCGCAACACCCTGATCGAGATGAACCTGTCGCTCGTGCGGTACGCGGCCTCGCGCTTCCGCGGCCGGGGCGACTCGATGGAGGACATCGTCCAGGTCGGCACGATCGGGCTGATCAAGGCCATCGACCGGTTCGAGCTGTCCCGCGAGGTCGAGTTCACCTCGTTCGCCGTGCCGTACATCGTCGGCGAGATCAAGCGTTTCTTCCGGGACACCAGCTGGGCGGTGCACGTGCCGCGCCGACTTCAGGAGGCTCGGGTCGAACTGGCCAGGGCGACCGAGGAGTTGCAGTCGCGGCTGGGCCGGGCGCCCACGACGCGTGAGCTGTCGCAGCTGATGTCGCTGTCGGAGGAGGAGGTCATCGAGGCGCGCAAGGCGTCCAACTGCTACACCTCCGCCTCCCTCGACGCGGCGCTCACCTCCGACGGCGGCGCGGACGGCGAGTCGGTGCTGGCCGACTTCATCGGCGCGGAGGAACCGGCGCTGGAACTGGTGGAGGACTTCCACTCGTTGGCACCGCTCATCGCCGAACTCGACGAGCGGGAACGGCAGATCATCCATCTGCGGTTCGTCGAGGAGCGCACACAGGCGGAGATCGGCCAGGAGCTCGGCATCTCCCAGATGCACGTGTCGCGGCTGCTCAGCCGCATGGTGCGGCGCCTACGGGCCGGCCTGCTGGGGGCCGACCTCGTCTGA
- a CDS encoding ATP-binding protein gives MREEELASAGPATGPAAPVTTAASARAHARSVVAAGWDPSVRPAREADVIDLLLVVSELVANALRHGGGLAGFEMTPVDDGIRLAVHDHSEDLPAAACGADVAPAGHRTGGYGWPLVVRLARDVTIEKRSTGGKTITVFVPIRPTGPTG, from the coding sequence GTGAGAGAGGAGGAACTCGCGTCCGCCGGGCCGGCCACGGGTCCGGCGGCGCCGGTGACGACCGCCGCGTCCGCCCGGGCCCACGCCCGCTCGGTGGTGGCCGCCGGCTGGGACCCGTCGGTGCGGCCGGCCCGGGAGGCGGACGTCATCGACCTGCTGCTGGTCGTCTCGGAACTGGTGGCCAACGCGCTGCGGCACGGCGGCGGACTCGCCGGGTTCGAGATGACGCCCGTGGACGACGGGATCCGGCTGGCCGTGCACGACCACAGCGAGGACCTGCCCGCCGCGGCATGCGGAGCGGACGTGGCACCGGCCGGACACCGCACGGGCGGCTACGGCTGGCCCCTGGTCGTCCGACTGGCCCGGGACGTCACCATCGAGAAACGGTCGACGGGAGGCAAGACGATCACCGTGTTCGTGCCGATCCGGCCCACGGGCCCGACGGGCTGA
- a CDS encoding STAS domain-containing protein has product MSIAQNPLSVEVTLPREDVALVTVEGHLDLDTATEFQAHLANQLHHGRRHFLIDLSAVPFMDSSGMNIILRVYQEARGLPGSVHVINPRPAVRRVLDLTGVSLTVPVSAEVEEALALVDRPAPPQDGQD; this is encoded by the coding sequence GTGTCCATCGCCCAGAACCCCCTGTCCGTCGAGGTCACCCTGCCCCGTGAGGACGTCGCCCTGGTCACGGTCGAAGGCCATCTCGACCTCGACACCGCGACCGAGTTCCAGGCCCATCTGGCCAACCAGCTCCATCACGGCCGACGGCACTTCCTCATCGACCTCTCGGCGGTCCCGTTCATGGACTCGTCCGGCATGAACATCATTCTGCGGGTGTACCAGGAGGCCCGCGGCCTGCCGGGGAGCGTGCACGTGATCAACCCCAGGCCCGCCGTCCGCCGGGTCCTGGATCTCACCGGCGTCAGTCTCACGGTTCCGGTCTCGGCCGAGGTCGAGGAGGCCCTGGCCCTCGTCGACCGGCCGGCGCCGCCCCAAGACGGCCAGGACTGA
- a CDS encoding ATP-binding protein has protein sequence MATEPRGNDALSSWAIPSRTARFAGEPQDVTGARLAAEEFLDELARASPPAAPECWHDIVLIVAELAANAVQYAPGPFELHLRRTFDGVHVTVHDTNSAPPAPRPFHPDSGGGGIGWYLVQTLCSQVSVVPNEVGRGEGKDVHVFLPW, from the coding sequence ATGGCAACCGAGCCGCGTGGTAACGACGCATTGTCCTCCTGGGCGATTCCGAGCCGTACGGCCCGTTTCGCGGGTGAACCGCAGGATGTGACGGGTGCGCGGCTGGCCGCGGAGGAGTTCCTCGATGAGCTGGCGCGGGCCTCGCCGCCCGCGGCGCCGGAGTGCTGGCACGACATCGTGCTGATCGTGGCGGAGCTGGCCGCCAATGCGGTCCAGTACGCTCCCGGCCCCTTCGAACTGCACCTTCGCCGCACGTTCGACGGTGTGCATGTCACGGTCCACGACACCAACAGCGCGCCGCCCGCGCCCCGGCCGTTCCATCCCGACAGCGGGGGCGGTGGCATCGGCTGGTATCTGGTGCAGACCCTCTGCAGCCAGGTCAGCGTGGTGCCGAACGAGGTGGGCCGAGGTGAGGGGAAGGACGTCCACGTGTTTCTGCCCTGGTGA
- a CDS encoding glutamate--cysteine ligase 2, with product MRTVGVEEELLLVDPETGEPQALSAAVLARASRCEEAEEPPVFQKELHNQMLEFATHPQSGMGELGAEIVRIRGEAARHARETGCAVAALATSPLAVRPSVSRGRRYQWMADQYGIATREQIVCGCHVHVSVGSDEEGVAVIDRIRPWLSVLAALSANSPFWQGKETDYSSYRSRVWQRWPSAGPTELFGSAERYHGRVADMVATGTILDEAMVYFDARLSARYPTVEVRVADVCLHADTAVLIATLVRGLVETAAREWEARLDPLDHSVSLLRLAGWRAARSGLTADLLHPATMRRTRAETVVRALLAHVEDALADSGDLERARASCAELLKNGNGSRIQREVWERTGSLREVVTTCVRHTQA from the coding sequence GCAAGCCCTGTCGGCCGCCGTCCTCGCCCGCGCCTCGCGGTGCGAGGAGGCGGAGGAGCCGCCGGTCTTCCAGAAGGAACTGCACAACCAGATGCTCGAGTTCGCCACCCACCCGCAGTCGGGCATGGGCGAGCTCGGCGCGGAGATCGTGCGGATCCGCGGAGAGGCGGCACGGCACGCGCGGGAGACAGGGTGCGCGGTCGCCGCGCTCGCCACGTCGCCGCTCGCGGTGCGCCCCTCCGTCAGCAGGGGCCGGCGCTACCAGTGGATGGCGGATCAGTACGGCATCGCGACCCGTGAACAGATCGTGTGCGGGTGTCACGTCCATGTCTCCGTCGGCTCCGACGAGGAGGGTGTCGCGGTCATCGACCGGATCCGGCCCTGGCTGTCGGTGCTGGCGGCACTGAGTGCCAACTCGCCGTTCTGGCAGGGCAAGGAGACGGACTACAGCAGTTATCGCAGCCGGGTGTGGCAGCGCTGGCCGTCGGCGGGTCCGACCGAGCTGTTCGGTTCGGCGGAGCGCTACCACGGGCGGGTGGCGGACATGGTGGCCACGGGCACGATCCTCGACGAGGCCATGGTCTACTTCGACGCCCGGCTGTCGGCGCGCTATCCGACGGTGGAGGTGCGGGTCGCGGACGTCTGTCTGCACGCGGACACCGCCGTGCTGATCGCCACGCTGGTGCGGGGCCTCGTCGAGACGGCCGCCCGCGAGTGGGAGGCCCGCCTCGATCCGCTGGACCACAGTGTGAGCCTGCTGCGGCTGGCCGGCTGGCGCGCCGCCCGCTCGGGGCTGACCGCGGATCTGCTGCACCCGGCGACCATGCGGCGCACCCGCGCCGAGACGGTCGTACGGGCTCTGCTGGCGCATGTCGAGGATGCGCTGGCGGACAGCGGGGACCTGGAGCGGGCCCGGGCGTCCTGTGCCGAACTGCTGAAGAACGGCAACGGTTCACGGATCCAGCGGGAGGTGTGGGAGCGCACGGGAAGTCTGCGCGAGGTCGTCACGACGTGCGTGCGGCACACCCAGGCCTGA
- a CDS encoding AMP-dependent synthetase/ligase — protein MRDFALAPRTVPPLTGGLADSVFETAARTPTLPVLSRRPDAASAGWQEVTAVELRDEVIDLAKGFVASGIKPGHRVAIMARTRYEWTVLCHALWAVGAEVVPVYPTSSREQVEWILRDARCVGVVVEDEQSVMTVGSVCAALPALRHVWQLDAGALEELGRRGELVPGTTVDSLRRIVLPDSTAVIAYTSGTSGRPLGCALSHRSLASPCDTLLAGWGHTAAPAGEQPSVLAFLPFSHVYGLMIQGLCLRGGILMGHEPDLGADALSESLRTFRPTYLYAVPSVFEKIYKNFLRAAQESGRGVLFERAAETARDFAAAVERQRLGRGSGPGFDLRFQHALFERTVYRRLRAALGGRVHRATSGGSPLHRDLSLFYEGIGIYVHDGYGLTETGGGITMQPLGREKSGTVGQALPGTEIRVAQDGEILVRGPSVFQGYVGDDTATRAALWGGWLATGDLGFLDSDGYLTITGRKKDVIITSSGKSVAPTALEQRLRMHPLVHQAVVVGDNRPCVGALITLDPDFLAHWRGRLTLYGDTQSREAREENALREEIGRAVAAANSAVSRSESIRAFRILPQPFDQTNGLLTPSMKLRRDSIVAHYAAEIEAMYQARARPPRQSAPEEVLSWDDADDVFR, from the coding sequence ATGCGCGACTTCGCCCTCGCTCCCCGCACCGTCCCGCCCCTGACCGGAGGGCTCGCCGACAGCGTTTTCGAGACAGCCGCCCGTACCCCCACCCTCCCGGTGCTCTCCCGTCGCCCGGACGCCGCCTCCGCCGGCTGGCAGGAGGTCACGGCCGTCGAACTGCGGGACGAGGTGATCGACCTCGCCAAGGGGTTCGTGGCGTCCGGCATCAAGCCCGGTCACCGCGTGGCGATCATGGCGCGCACCCGGTACGAGTGGACGGTGCTCTGCCATGCGCTGTGGGCGGTGGGAGCCGAGGTCGTCCCCGTCTATCCGACGTCCTCGCGCGAGCAGGTCGAGTGGATCCTGCGGGACGCCCGTTGTGTGGGCGTGGTCGTCGAGGACGAACAGAGCGTCATGACCGTGGGATCGGTGTGCGCGGCCCTGCCCGCGCTGCGGCACGTCTGGCAGTTGGACGCGGGTGCGCTCGAAGAACTCGGGCGGCGCGGCGAGTTGGTGCCGGGGACCACGGTGGACTCGCTGCGCCGGATCGTGCTGCCCGACTCCACCGCGGTGATCGCCTACACCTCCGGCACCTCGGGCCGGCCGCTGGGCTGCGCGCTGAGTCACCGCAGCCTGGCGAGCCCCTGCGACACGCTGCTGGCCGGCTGGGGGCACACGGCCGCGCCCGCGGGTGAGCAGCCGAGCGTCCTCGCCTTCCTGCCGTTCTCCCACGTGTACGGGCTGATGATCCAGGGCCTCTGCCTGCGCGGTGGCATCCTGATGGGTCACGAGCCCGATCTCGGCGCGGACGCGCTGTCGGAGTCGCTGCGCACCTTCCGTCCGACGTATCTGTACGCGGTCCCGTCGGTGTTCGAGAAGATCTACAAGAACTTCCTGCGGGCGGCCCAGGAATCGGGCCGCGGGGTGCTGTTCGAGCGGGCGGCGGAGACCGCCCGGGATTTCGCGGCCGCCGTGGAACGGCAGCGGCTGGGCCGCGGCTCGGGGCCCGGTTTCGACCTGCGGTTCCAGCACGCCCTCTTCGAACGGACGGTGTACCGCAGACTCCGGGCCGCGCTGGGCGGTCGCGTCCACCGCGCCACCTCGGGCGGCTCCCCGCTCCACCGCGACCTGTCCCTGTTCTACGAGGGCATCGGCATCTATGTGCACGACGGGTACGGCCTGACCGAGACCGGCGGCGGGATCACCATGCAGCCGCTGGGCCGGGAGAAGTCGGGCACCGTAGGTCAGGCCCTGCCGGGCACGGAGATCCGGGTGGCGCAGGACGGGGAGATCCTGGTGCGCGGCCCGTCGGTGTTCCAGGGCTATGTGGGCGACGACACCGCGACGCGGGCCGCGCTGTGGGGCGGCTGGCTGGCCACGGGCGACCTCGGGTTCCTGGACTCGGACGGCTATCTCACGATCACGGGGCGCAAGAAGGACGTCATCATCACCAGCAGCGGCAAGAGCGTGGCGCCGACCGCGCTGGAGCAGCGGCTGCGGATGCATCCGCTCGTGCACCAGGCGGTGGTCGTGGGCGACAACCGGCCCTGTGTGGGCGCGCTGATCACCCTGGACCCCGATTTCCTGGCGCACTGGCGCGGCCGCCTCACGCTGTACGGCGACACGCAGAGCCGGGAGGCCCGCGAGGAGAACGCCCTGCGGGAGGAGATCGGGCGGGCCGTGGCCGCGGCGAACAGCGCGGTGTCCCGTTCGGAGTCGATCCGGGCGTTCCGTATCCTGCCGCAGCCGTTCGACCAGACCAACGGTCTGCTGACGCCCTCGATGAAGCTGCGCCGTGACTCGATCGTGGCGCACTACGCGGCGGAGATCGAGGCGATGTACCAGGCGCGGGCGCGCCCGCCCCGGCAGAGCGCGCCGGAGGAGGTGCTGAGCTGGGACGACGCGGACGACGTGTTCCGTTGA